The following are from one region of the Tachysurus fulvidraco isolate hzauxx_2018 chromosome 15, HZAU_PFXX_2.0, whole genome shotgun sequence genome:
- the LOC113663518 gene encoding zona pellucida sperm-binding protein 3-like, with translation MGFNQMEVGVFVLLLSFGLSTAQWPLKEAVLAPLGFQHNNSGYHLVPVNTGLTSQWLQRDQQAGSPAVGVQLQNPSGPQNQQVVQQPAKKVTWRFPAAPQIPTPPAPVHFVRQSDPVPAQGVTVKCNETAVRVEVRRDLFGTDAPLNIAAFTLGGCAARGMDASSQVFIFESALYGCNSKLTVTAKELVYIFSLGMASVPLSSTPIQRVAATKVSIECHYLRFHNVSSNPLMPAWIPYASAQAAEELLVFSLRLMMADWTSERPSNQYYLGELINIEASVLQFNHVPLRVLVDSCVATPVPDLNAIPRYSFIENYGCMIDAKLTHSSSHFLPQTQASKLRLQLEAFRFQQVNSSMVYIACLLKATAASAPADAEHKACSFSNNGWTAAYGADQVCSCCSSSCAGRKGHDLASEQGLQLVKEVSLGPVVVLENAW, from the exons ATGGGTTTCAACCAAATGGaagttggtgtgtttgtgctgctgctTTCATTTGGGTTGTCAACAGCCCAATGGCCGCTAAAGGAAGCTGTTCTAGCTCCTCTTGGATTTCAACATAACAATTCAGGGTATCATTTGGTGCCAGTGAACACTGGGTTGACTTCTCAATGGCTTCAAAGGGATCAACAAGCTGGAAGCCCTGCAGTAGGAGTGCAGCTTCAAAATCCTTCAGGTCCTCAAAACCAGCAAGTAGTACAGCAACCAGCAAAGAAAGTGACTTGGCGTTTTCCAGCAGCACCACAAATCCCAACCCCACCAGCACCAGTGCACTTTGTAAGGCAGTCTGATCCTGTTCCTGCCCAGGGTGTAACAGTAAAGTGCAACGAGACTGCAGTGCGTGTAGAGGTGAGAAGGGATCTGTTTGGAACTGATGCACCCCTCAATATTGCTGCCTTCACACTGGGTGGCTGTGCTGCCAGGGGGATGGATGCTTCTTCTCAAGTCTTCATCTTTGAATCTGCTCTGTATGGCTGCAACAGCAAGTTGACC GTGACTGCAAAGGAGCTTGTCTATATCTTCTCCCTTGGTATGGCTTCAGTGCCCTTAAGTAGTACTCCCATTCAAAGGGTTGCTGCTACTAAGGTTTCAATTGAGTGTCACTACCTCAG ATTCCACAATGTGAGCAGCAATCCTCTTATGCCTGCTTGGATCCCATATGCTTCTGCCCAAGCTGCTGAGGAACTTCTTGTTTTCTCCTTGAGGCTTATGATGG CTGACTGGACTTCTGAAAGGCCGTCCAACCAGTACTACCTGGGTGAGCTCATCAACATTGAGGCCTCTGTACTGCAGTTCAACCATGTACCTCTGCGTGTCCTTGTTGACAGCTGTGTGGCCACCCCTGTCCCCGACCTCAATGCCATCCCTAGATATTCCTTCATTGAGAACTATGG GTGCATGATTGATGCCAAGCTTACACACTCCAGCTCTCACTTCTTGCCTCAAACTCAAGCATCTAAACTGAGACTTCAGCTGGAAGCCTTCAGGTTTCAACAAGTGAACAGCAGCATG gtTTACATTGCATGCCTCCTAAAAGCAACTGCAGCATCTGCCCCTGCTGATGCTGAGCACAAGGCTTGCTCATTCTCCAACAATGG ATGGACTGCTGCATATGGTGCTGACCAGGTATGCAGTTGTTGCAGTAGTAGCTGTGCTGGGAGGAAGGGTCATGACCTGGCATCAGAGCAAG GTCTGCAGCTAGTGAAGGAAGTAAGCCTTGGCCCAGTTGTGGTTCTGGAAAATGCTTGGTAG
- the LOC125138629 gene encoding zona pellucida sperm-binding protein 3-like, whose protein sequence is MGFNQMEVGVVVLLLSVGLSTAQWPLKEAVLAPLGFQHNNSGYHLVPVNTGLTSQWLQRDQQAGSPAVGVQLQNPSGPQNQQVVQQPAKKVTWRFPAAPQIPTPPAPVHFVRQSDPVPAQGVTVKCNETAVCVEVRRDLFGTDAPLNIAAFTLGGCAARGMDASSQVFIFESALYGCNSKLTVSILLPNPLVWLKLFWPFLNCFLSFQVTAKELVYIFSLGMASVPLSSTPIQRVAATVVSIECHYLRFHNVSSNPLMPAWIPYASAQAAEELLVFSLRLMMAEWTSERPSNQYYLGELINIEASVLQFNHVPLRVLVDSCVATPVPDLNAIPRYSFIENYGCMIDAKLTHSSSHFLPQTQASKLRLQLEAFRFQQVNSSMVYIACLLKATATSAPADAEHKACSFSSNGWTAAYGADQVCSCCSSSCAGRKGHDLASEQGLQLVKEVSLGPVVVLENAL, encoded by the exons ATGGGTTTCAACCAAATGGAAGTTGGTGTGGTTGTGCTGCTGCTTTCAGTTGGTTTGTCAACAGCCCAATGGCCGCTAAAGGAAGCTGTTCTAGCTCCTCTTGGATTTCAACATAACAATTCAGGGTATCATTTGGTGCCAGTGAACACTGGGTTGACTTCTCAATGGCTGCAAAGGGATCAACAAGCTGGAAGCCCTGCAGTAGGAGTGCAGCTTCAAAATCCTTCAGGTCCTCAAAACCAGCAAGTAGTGCAGCAACCAGCAAAGAAAGTGACTTGGCGTTTTCCAGCAGCACCACAAATCCCAACCCCACCAGCACCAGTGCACTTTGTAAGGCAGTCTGATCCTGTTCCTGCCCAGGGTGTAACAGTAAAGTGCAACGagactgcagtgtgtgtagaggtgaGAAGGGATCTGTTTGGAACTGATGCACCCCTCAATATTGCTGCCTTCACACTGGGTGGCTGTGCTGCCAGGGGGATGGATGCTTCTTCTCAAGTCTTCATCTTTGAATCTGCTCTGTATGGCTGCAACAGCAAGTTGACCGTAAGTATCCTGTTGCCTAATCCCTTGGTTTGGCTTAAGCTTTTCTGGCCTTTCTTAAActgtttcctttcctttcaGGTGACCGCAAAGGAGCTTGTCTATATCTTCTCCCTTGGTATGGCTTCAGTGCCCTTAAGTAGTACTCCCATTCAAAGGGTTGCTGCTACTGTGGTTTCAATTGAGTGTCACTACCTGAG ATTCCACAATGTGAGCAGCAATCCTCTTATGCCTGCTTGGATCCCATATGCTTCTGCCCAAGCTGCTGAGGAACTTCTTGTTTTCTCCTTGAGGCTTATGATGG CTGAGTGGACTTCTGAAAGGCCGTCCAACCAGTACTACCTGGGTGAGCTCATCAACATTGAGGCCTCTGTACTGCAGTTCAACCACGTACCTCTGCGTGTCCTTGTTGACAGCTGTGTGGCCACCCCTGTCCCTGATCTCAATGCCATCCCTAGATATTCCTTCATTGAGAACTATGG GTGCATGATTGATGCCAAGCTTACACACTCCAGCTCTCACTTCTTGCCTCAAACTCAAGCATCTAAACTGAGACTTCAGCTGGAGGCCTTCAGGTTTCAACAAGTAAACAGCAGCATG gtTTACATTGCATGCCTCCTAAAGGCAACTGCAACATCTGCCCCTGCTGATGCTGAGCACAAGGCTTGTTCATTCTCCAGCAATGG ATGGACTGCTGCATATGGTGCTGACCAGGTATGCAGCTGTTGCAGTAGTAGCTGTGCTGGGAGGAAGGGTCATGACCTGGCATCAGAGCAAG GTTTGCAGCTAGTGAAAGAAGTAAGCCTTGGACCAGTTGTGGTTCTGGAAAATGCTTTGTAG